One Oleidesulfovibrio alaskensis DSM 16109 genomic region harbors:
- a CDS encoding FapA family protein, whose translation MSHDDTAHSGQKTGSANADAVVRFNASKDYMKVGIARYVPPKGKGSPLSVDLMAEQLAKAGIRVPLDVNAARTVIEKLQAGEDVTKIVVARGVPPVAGTNGRLMCFGDERFPVFPGMAFGTLMPAIPAQGGMRIDGKPVSPPPELLSCDLQIADHGNCSMQEQGGQLVAEVYGTVMVTGCVVQVLPLITVASDRLRITATLYHRDCLGIPVTLERLRELLDTMGVVAPLNEKPVRDALLRAAETGGPVHDVEIARGVMPRHGTDGCLELLFDTMEMAGKVGADGTIDYKDRGSLPVVTEGEAVALLYPPTAGDAGRDVFGESVAPHPGRPVPCVLCPKSIVEDEDGVTLRAALDGFVQHAKGRLSVENMYVVRGDVSMETGNVDLQRGALLVRGNVLSGFSVNCPENVTVQGVVEAAFLHTGGDLLAGGLVLQDQGHVIVEGNLKAGFISEGSVDVRGNIQVTKSIDNSDVTCGGLVALGGSGRIVGGTVRSKGGVRVGQLGNELGVRTHVIIELDMKALEDMEEEVRTRRAAIKRINETLGTGSDEDILNQVRQENYKAVEKLLVIREEAQRSIESGKEKLAELKKVTKERLANVSVQVSGVVYPGTVVTFEDRSFEVSSPVSQCEFRMASSKRVVELRSLGKVIAASEEEE comes from the coding sequence ATGAGCCATGACGACACCGCACATAGCGGGCAGAAAACCGGTTCCGCCAACGCCGACGCCGTGGTCCGGTTCAATGCCAGCAAAGATTACATGAAAGTGGGCATAGCCCGCTATGTGCCGCCCAAGGGTAAAGGCAGCCCCTTGAGCGTTGATCTGATGGCGGAGCAGCTGGCAAAAGCCGGTATACGGGTTCCGCTGGATGTGAATGCCGCGCGGACGGTCATTGAAAAGCTTCAGGCCGGCGAGGATGTGACTAAAATTGTGGTCGCCCGCGGGGTGCCGCCTGTGGCGGGAACCAACGGGCGGCTTATGTGTTTCGGCGATGAACGTTTCCCCGTTTTTCCGGGTATGGCATTCGGCACGCTTATGCCGGCCATTCCTGCACAGGGCGGCATGCGTATCGACGGCAAGCCCGTGTCGCCTCCGCCCGAGCTGTTGTCGTGCGACCTGCAGATTGCCGACCATGGCAACTGCAGCATGCAGGAACAGGGCGGGCAGCTGGTTGCCGAAGTGTACGGCACCGTGATGGTGACCGGTTGCGTGGTGCAGGTGCTGCCGCTGATAACCGTTGCCTCGGACCGGTTACGGATTACGGCTACACTGTACCACCGTGACTGTCTGGGCATTCCCGTGACGCTGGAACGGCTGCGTGAACTGCTGGATACGATGGGGGTGGTGGCGCCGCTTAATGAAAAACCTGTCAGGGACGCGCTGCTGCGTGCTGCGGAAACCGGCGGGCCTGTGCACGATGTGGAAATCGCCCGGGGGGTCATGCCCCGTCACGGCACCGACGGCTGTCTGGAGCTGCTGTTTGACACCATGGAGATGGCGGGCAAGGTGGGGGCGGACGGAACCATAGACTATAAGGACCGCGGCAGTCTGCCGGTGGTCACGGAAGGTGAGGCCGTCGCTCTGCTGTATCCTCCCACTGCCGGTGATGCGGGCAGGGATGTATTCGGCGAAAGCGTCGCACCGCATCCCGGACGTCCCGTACCCTGTGTGCTGTGCCCTAAAAGCATAGTGGAAGATGAAGACGGTGTGACGCTGCGTGCTGCGCTGGACGGGTTTGTACAGCATGCCAAAGGGCGCCTGTCTGTCGAAAACATGTATGTGGTACGCGGCGATGTCAGTATGGAGACGGGAAACGTTGACCTGCAGCGCGGAGCTTTGCTGGTGCGCGGCAATGTGCTGAGCGGTTTTTCCGTGAACTGCCCGGAAAATGTCACTGTGCAGGGGGTTGTGGAGGCGGCGTTTCTGCATACGGGTGGCGACCTGCTTGCGGGGGGACTGGTATTGCAGGATCAGGGGCATGTGATTGTTGAAGGCAACCTGAAAGCCGGCTTTATAAGCGAGGGAAGCGTAGACGTACGCGGCAACATACAGGTCACCAAATCTATAGATAATTCCGATGTCACCTGCGGCGGTCTGGTTGCTCTGGGCGGCAGCGGGCGCATTGTGGGCGGCACTGTGCGTTCCAAGGGCGGTGTGCGTGTGGGGCAGCTGGGCAATGAGCTGGGCGTGCGCACACACGTGATCATTGAGCTGGACATGAAAGCGCTGGAAGACATGGAAGAAGAAGTGCGCACCCGCAGGGCGGCCATCAAGCGCATCAATGAGACGCTGGGTACCGGCAGTGATGAAGATATACTGAATCAGGTGCGGCAGGAAAATTACAAGGCGGTGGAAAAGCTGCTTGTTATCAGAGAAGAGGCGCAGCGGAGCATTGAAAGCGGCAAGGAAAAACTGGCCGAATTGAAAAAGGTGACCAAAGAACGGCTGGCCAATGTCAGCGTGCAGGTAAGCGGGGTGGTCTATCCGGGTACCGTGGTCACGTTTGAAGA